Proteins encoded in a region of the Raphanus sativus cultivar WK10039 chromosome 8, ASM80110v3, whole genome shotgun sequence genome:
- the LOC130494540 gene encoding disease resistance protein TAO1-like isoform X2: MASSTNDFIRKSRSRQKIGSIASSTIFFIRESSCHQENETMASSSSTLSDPQSSLSHSWKHHVFPSFHGADVRENFLSHIVKEFKSKAIDLFIDNDIERSKSIGPELIEAIRGSRIAIVFVSKNGSSTWCLNELVEIMHFREEFGQTVMSIFYQVDPTDVKKQTGYFGKVFEKTCEGKTEEDIRRWKHALAEVAQIAGFHSTNWKNEAEMIEDIVTDVSNKLNLSAPSNDFGGLVGMESHMADLTPLMLQLDSHEVLKIGIWGPPGIGKTTIARYLFNRYSRYVDLSVFMDNIKTKYAKKTACSDDYSVKLDLQKQFMSQLTNEKDIKNFSHLGIAKDRLKDKSLLVILDDVDRPVQVEAVAKENSWFGQGSMIIVITQDLKVLKSCGIDHIHKVNLPSNEEALQIFCMHAFGQRDPKDGFIELACEVVSLVENLPLGLRVMGSYFRGMSEQDWTEALPRLRTHIDRDGEISSILISYDSLCDEDKLLVLHIACFFNGESVEACLAKRFVDVTHGLRVLAEKSLISMEWGKIKMAELLVQLVRKTVRGQSVSEPGKRQFLNDAIDIEEVLSDYKADSSSVIGINDETYGDITCTSKRAFERLYNLQFLRINSLGVNPQSMNHISQKLRVLIWHEFQMPCFPSSFNPKFLVKLEMPNSTLEKLWKKTQLLSNLKRMDLSYSRRLKELPDLSTATNLYDLDLSYCSNLVKLPSSIGNAINLNNLDLRFCSSLVEIPSSIGNAVNLEIFILYECSSLVKIPSSIITIASLTPLTLHGCSSLVELPLNIETVTEPNHINLSRCSSLVKLPSSIGNATKLEELNLSYCSSLVELPFSIGNAINLRKLDFTFCLSLVELPSSIGNATKLEEMDFSHCSNLLELPFSIGNAINLRILNLSRCSSLVKLLSSIGNLTNLEELDLSYCSSLVELPSSIENAIDLQILNLSHCSSLVDVPFCIGSIINLETLNFENCSSLVKLPSLIRNAVSLQEWELRDYSRLIELPSSIQTVNNLRELTLSDCSSMVELPSIMRNVGRFLKCLKLEVLLDDINLESLEVLSFSECYLLESYPESPTDIQELDPWMGRISRLTRLVLSGMKNLVSLPPLPDSLFVLEAENCESLERLGSSFRNPYMMLNFRNCFKLNQEARDIISRTWTSAYAVFPGRKVPQCFTYRSSGSSVTVKLNQLALGISTKFKACILCADSDGVNFPHLSQASVCCSITSGENALTGCYKNVGRVSSGHLYTFRVELETDEVTSPELVFEFKIQFGNINSETWEIKECGILQLLEVPHPDNHY, encoded by the exons ATGGCTTCTTCCACAAATGATTTCATCAGAAAATCCAGATCTCGTCAAAAAATCGGATCAATCGCTTcttctacaatttttttcattAGGGAATCCAGTTGTCATCAAGAAAACGAAACAATGGCTTCTTCATCTTCAACTCTTTCGGACCCCCAGTCTTCTTTGTCACACAGTTGGAAACACCATGTCTTCCCAAGCTTCCACGGGGCTGATGTCCGCGAAAACTTTCTCAGCCACATTGTCAAGGAGTTCAAGAGCAAAGCAATCGACCTATTCATTGATAATGATATAGAGAGAAGTAAGTCTATCGGTCCTGAGCTCATAGAAGCTATTAGAGGGTCTAGGATTGCGATTGTATTTGTCTCGAAGAACGGTTCTTCGACATGGTGCTTGAACGAGCTTGTTGAGATCATGCACTTCAGAGAAGAGTTTGGTCAAACTGTGATGTCCATTTTCTATCAAGTGGATCCGACTGATGTAAAGAAGCAGACTGGCTATTTTGGGAAGGTCTTCGAAAAAACTTGTGAAGGAAAAACAGAGGAGGATATCCGAAGATGGAAACATGCCTTGGCGGAGGTGGCTCAAATCGCAGGTTTCCATTCAACAAACTG GAAGAATGAAGCAGAGATGATTGAAGATATTGTCACTGATGTTTCAAACAAGTTGAACCTTTCCGCACCATCCAATGATTTTGGCGGCTTAGTTGGGATGGAATCTCATATGGCAGATTTGACACCATTAATGTTACAGCTAGATTCGCATGAGGTGCTAAAAATAGGGATTTGGGGTCCGCCTGGGATCGGTAAGACTACCATTGCTAGATATCTATTCAACCGATACTCTCGATATGTCGATCTGAGTGTCTTTATGGATAATATCAAAACAAAGTATGCGAAAAAAACGGCTTGCTCTGATGACTACAGTGTGAAGTTGGATTTACAGAAGCAGTTCATGTCTCAACTAACCAATGAGAAGGATATCAAGAATTTTTCACATTTGGGAATTGCCAAAGATAGGTTGAAAGACAAGAGCCTTCTTGTCATTCTTGATGATGTGGATCGGCCAGTACAAGTGGAAGCAGTGGCCAAAGAAAATAGTTGGTTTGGTCAAGGGAGTATGATTATCGTCATAACACAAGATCTAaaggttttaaaatcatgtgggATCGACCATATCCACAAGGTGAATTTACCATCAAATGAAGAAGCTCTGCAAATATTCTGCATGCACGCTTTTGGTCAGAGGGACCCTAAGGATGGTTTCATAGAGCTCGCTTGTGAAGTTGTGAGTCTTGTAGAAAATCTTCCATTGGGGCTAAGGGTTATGGGATCCTATTTTCGGGGAATGTCTGAGCAAGACTGGACAGAGGCATTACCAAGGTTAAGGACTCACATTGATCGAGATGGAGAAATCTCAAgcattttaattagttatgatTCCTTATGTGATGAAGATAAACTCTTAGTTCTGCATATAGCCTGCTTTTTCAATGGTGAATCAGTTGAAGCCTGTCTAGCAAAACGTTTTGTGGATGTGACACATGGGCTTCGAGTCTTAGCTGAAAAATCTCTCATATCTATGGAATggggaaaaataaaaatggctGAGTTGCTAGTCCAGTTGGTAAGAAAAACTGTGCGAGGACAATCGGTTAGTGAGCCTGGAAAACGCCAGTTTTTAAATGATGCAATTGATATTGAAGAAGTGCTTAGTGATTATAAAGCT GATAGTAGCAGCGTCATAGGAATAAATGATGAGACTTATGGAGACATAACATGTACAAGTAAAAGAGCCTTCGAAAGATTGTATAATCTTCAATTCTTAAGAATCAACAGCCTTGGCGTTAATCCTCAAAGTATGAACCACATATCCCAAAAACTTAGAGTTCTAATTTGGCACGAGTTCCAGATGCCATGTTTTCCTTCAAGTTTTAATCCCAAGTTCCTAGTCAAACTAGAGATGCCTAATAGCACGCTTGAAAAATTGTGGAAAAAAACTCAA CTGCTCAGCAATCTTAAGCGGATGGATTTGAGTTATTCGAGAAGATTGAAAGAGCTTCCTGATCTCTCAACTGCCACTAATCTATATGACCTGGATCTCTCATATTGTTCAAATCTGGTGAAACTTCCTTCTTCTATTGGGAATGCAATTAATCTCAACAACCTGGATCTTCGGTTTTGCTCAAGTTTGGTGGAGATCCCTTCCTCTATTGGAAATGCAGTCAATTTGGAAATATTTATTCTCTATGAATGCTCAAGTCTTGTGAAGATTCCTTCATCTATTATAACAATCGCTAGTCTCACACCTCTTACTCTCCATGGATGCTCAAGTTTGGTGGAGCTTCCACTGAACATCGAAACAGTCACTGAACCCAATCACATTAATCTCAGTCGTTGTTCAAGTTTGGTGAAACTTCCTTCCTCTATTGGGAATGCAACTAAGCTTGAAGAACTGAATCTCAGTTATTGCTCAAGTTTGGTGGAGTTACCTTTCTCTATTGGGAATGCAATTAATCTCAGGAAATTGGATTTCACATTTTGCTTAAGCTTGGTGGAGCTCCCTTCCTCTATTGGGAATGCAACTAAGCTTGAAGAAATGGATTTCAGTCATTGTTCAAATTTGCTGGAGTTACCTTTCTCTATTGGGAATGCAATTAACCTTCGGATATTAAATCTCAGTCGTTGTTCAAGTTTGGTGAAACTCCTTTCCTCTATTGGGAACTTAACTAATCTTGAAGAACTGGATCTCAGTTACTGTTCAAGTTTGGTGGAGCTACCTTCCTCTATTGAAAATGCAATCGATCTCCAGATATTAAACCTCAGTCATTGCTCAAGTTTGGTGGATGTACCTTTCTGTATTGGGAGTATAATTAATCTTGAAACATTAAATTTCGAAAATTGCTCAAGTCTGGTGAAGCTCCCTTCCTTGATTCGAAATGCAGTTAGTCTTCAGGAATGGGAACTTAGAGATTATTCAAGGTTGATAGAGCTCCCTTCTTCAATTCAGACGGTAAATAATCTTCGAGAATTGACTCTCAGTGATTGTTCAAGTATGGTGGAGCTTCCTTCCATTATGAGAAACGTTGGTagatttttgaaatgtttaaaGTTAGAGGTTCTTCTGGATGACATTAACTTGGAATCTCTTGAAGTACTCAGTTTCTCAGAATGCTATTTGTTGGAAAGTTATCCTGAGAGTCCCACAGACATTCAAGAGCTTGATCCATGGATGGGGAGGATATCTCGTCTAACACGCCTTGTACTGAGCGGAATGAAGAATCTGGTATCACTCCCGCCGCTTCCTGATTCGCTATTTGTACTAGAAGCAGAAAATTGTGAGTCCCTGGAGAGACTAGGTTCCTCCTTTCGCAATCCATATATGATGCTCAACTTTCGTAACTGCTTCAAACTAAATCAAGAAGCCAGAGATATCATCAGCCGGACATGGACCAGTGCTTATGCAGTCTTTCCCGGTAGAAAAGTGCCGCAGTGCTTCACTTACAGATCATCTGGGAGTTCCGTAACTGTGAAGTTGAATCAACTGGCTCTTGGCATATCAACCAAATTTAAGGCTTGCATATTATGTGCTGATTCGGACGGAGTTAACTTTCCACATTTGTCACAAGCTTCTGTCTGTTGTAGCATCACGTCCGGAGAAAATGCTCTTACTGGTTGTTATAAAAATGTAGGACGAGTTTCGTCGGGGCATCTATACACATTCAGAGTTGAGCTTGAAACAGATGAGGTGACTTCCCCCGAGCTTGTTTTTGAGTTCAAGATCCAGTTCGGCAATATAAACTCCGAAACATGGGAGATAAAAGAATGCGGGATACTTCAACTCCTGGAGGTCCCTCATCCTGATAACCATTATTGA
- the LOC108820568 gene encoding disease resistance protein TAO1-like: MLGRSTTDFVAPTKYRVDQQFRVGIYKETLCLLIFLLLESSEILFLSSQKKIVDYSDALEMFCMYAFGQKDPKDGFSDLPHKVVSLVGELPLGLKVMGSYFRGMSEQDCREALQRLEAHLDRDGEIASILKFSYDSLCDEDKRLFLHIAIFFNGENFDIVEGCLANCFSDVRHGLHVLTEKSLISKFLGEIEVAKLLVELGRKIVREQSVNEPGKRQFLTDASDIAEVLSDDRADSSSVIGFTVGTFQEITWTSERAFERLSNLQFLRILGKGVNPRSMNHISQKLRVLIWHKFQMPCFPSSFNPKFLVKLKMPYSKLEKLWEETKPLNNLKWMDLSYSDCLEELPDLSTATNLYDLDLSHCSSLVKLPYSIGNAINLEKLNLSGCSSLSELPSTIGNIINLQEMNLSYCSSLLELPSSIGNATNLQKLNLSHCSNMVELPSSADIEEFDPCMGRLSRLRQLVLNGMEKLVSLPQLPDSLCKLDAENCESLERLDCSFRNPDIRLNFRNCFKLNQEARDLIIRTPTNEYEEVPQCFTYRSSGSSLTVNLNQMPLGKSTKFKACIILPGDVDENDMRCWRRSYLVCRITSGGNDLNTCFRKAERVFPGHLYTFEVEAETEEMTSTELVFEFEIRFEYSLVERSEEWEIKECGMLQIYEVPSLHADKHY, translated from the exons ATGTTAGGTAGATCCACTACTGACTTTGTTGCCCCCACAAAATATCGCGTGGATCAACAGTTCCGTGTTGGTATATACAAAGAGACTCTCTGTTTGTTGATCTTTCTACTCCTAGAAAGCTCTGAGATCTTGTTCCTCTCTtcacaaaagaaaatagttGATTATAGTGACGCGCTAGAAATGTTCTGCATGTACGCTTTTGGTCAGAAAGACCCTAAGGATGGTTTCAGTGATCTTCCTCATAAAGTTGTGAGCCTTGTAGGTGAGCTTCCATTGGGGCTAAAGGTTATGGGATCCTATTTTCGGGGAATGTCCGAGCAAGATTGCAGAGAGGCACTACAAAGGTTAGAGGCACACCTTGATCGAGATGGAGAAATTGCGAGCATTTTAAAGTTTAGTTATGATTCCTTATGTGATGAAGACAAACGTTTATTTCTTCATATAGCCATCTTTTTTAACGGTGAAAATTTTGATATAGTGGAAGGCTGTCTAGCAAACTGTTTTTCGGATGTGAGACATGGGCTTCACGTCTTAACTGAAAAATCTCTCATATCTAAGTTTTTGGGAGAAATTGAGGTGGCTAAGTTGCTAGTCGAGCTGGGAAGAAAAATTGTGCGAGAACAATCGGTTAATGAACCTGGAAAACGCCAATTTCTGACTGATGCAAGTGATATTGCTGAAGTGTTGAGTGATGATAGAGCC GACAGTAGCAGCGTCATAGGATTTACTGTTGGGACTTTTCAGGAAATAACATGGACAAGCGAAAGAGCCTTTGAAAGATTGTCTAATCTTCAATTCTTAAGAATCCTTGGCAAAGGCGTTAATCCGCGAAGTATGAACCACATATCCCAAAAACTTAGAGTTCTGATTTGGCACAAGTTCCAGATGCCATGTTTTCCTTCAAGTTTTAATCCAAAGTTCCTAGTCAAACTAAAGATGCCGTATAGCAAGCTTGAAAAATTATGGGAAGAAACAAAA CCTCTCAATAATCTCAAGTGGATGGATTTGAGTTATTCAGATTGTTTAGAAGAGCTTCCAGATCTCTCAACTGCCACTAATCTATATGACCTGGATCTCTCACATTGTTCAAGTCTCGTGAAACTCCCATACTCTATTGGAAATGCAATTAATCTAGAAAAGTTGAATCTCAGTGGTTGCTCAAGTTTGTCGGAGCTACCTTCCACTATTGGGAATATAATTAATCTTCAAGAAATGAATCTCAGTTATTGCTCAAGCTTGTTGGAGCTCCCTTCCTCTATTGGGAATGCAACTAATCTCCAAAAACTGAATCTCAGTCACTGTTCAAATATGGTGGAGCTTCCTTCCTCTGCAGATATTGAAGAGTTTGATCCATGTATGGGGAGATTATCTCGTCTACGTCAACTTGTACTAAACGGAATGGAGAAGCTGGTATCACTCCCGCAGCTTCCCGATTCGCTATGTAAACTAGATGCAGAAAATTGTGAGTCCTTGGAGAGACTGGATTGCTCCTTTCGAAATCCGGATATTCGTCTCAACTTCCGTAACTGCTTCAAACTAAATCAAGAAGCGAGAGATCTCATCATCCGAACTCCGACAAATGAATATGAAGAAGTGCCTCAGTGCTTCACTTACCGATCATCTGGGAGTTCCTTAACTGTGAATTTGAATCAAATGCCTCTCGGCAAATCGACCAAATTTAAGGCTTGCATCATATTACCTGGTGATGTGGACGAAAATGACATGAGATGTTGGCGAAGATCATATCTCGTTTGTAGAATCACGTCCGGAGGGAATGATCTCAATACGTGTTTTAGAAAAGCAGAACGGGTTTTTCCGGGGCATCTGTACACATTCGAGGTTGAGGCTGAAACAGAGGAGATGACTTCCACGGAGCTGGTTTTTGAGTTCGAGATCCGGTTCGAGTATTCACTTGTAGAAAGGTCCGAAGAATGGGAGATAAAAGAATGCGGGATGCTTCAAATCTATGAGGTCCCCTCTCTTCATGCTGATAAACATTATTGA
- the LOC130494540 gene encoding disease resistance protein TAO1-like isoform X1: MDSYFSLTNVAAAAICFLALLCTILFNRKSRSHQENERMASSTNDFIRKSRSRQKIGSIASSTIFFIRESSCHQENETMASSSSTLSDPQSSLSHSWKHHVFPSFHGADVRENFLSHIVKEFKSKAIDLFIDNDIERSKSIGPELIEAIRGSRIAIVFVSKNGSSTWCLNELVEIMHFREEFGQTVMSIFYQVDPTDVKKQTGYFGKVFEKTCEGKTEEDIRRWKHALAEVAQIAGFHSTNWKNEAEMIEDIVTDVSNKLNLSAPSNDFGGLVGMESHMADLTPLMLQLDSHEVLKIGIWGPPGIGKTTIARYLFNRYSRYVDLSVFMDNIKTKYAKKTACSDDYSVKLDLQKQFMSQLTNEKDIKNFSHLGIAKDRLKDKSLLVILDDVDRPVQVEAVAKENSWFGQGSMIIVITQDLKVLKSCGIDHIHKVNLPSNEEALQIFCMHAFGQRDPKDGFIELACEVVSLVENLPLGLRVMGSYFRGMSEQDWTEALPRLRTHIDRDGEISSILISYDSLCDEDKLLVLHIACFFNGESVEACLAKRFVDVTHGLRVLAEKSLISMEWGKIKMAELLVQLVRKTVRGQSVSEPGKRQFLNDAIDIEEVLSDYKADSSSVIGINDETYGDITCTSKRAFERLYNLQFLRINSLGVNPQSMNHISQKLRVLIWHEFQMPCFPSSFNPKFLVKLEMPNSTLEKLWKKTQLLSNLKRMDLSYSRRLKELPDLSTATNLYDLDLSYCSNLVKLPSSIGNAINLNNLDLRFCSSLVEIPSSIGNAVNLEIFILYECSSLVKIPSSIITIASLTPLTLHGCSSLVELPLNIETVTEPNHINLSRCSSLVKLPSSIGNATKLEELNLSYCSSLVELPFSIGNAINLRKLDFTFCLSLVELPSSIGNATKLEEMDFSHCSNLLELPFSIGNAINLRILNLSRCSSLVKLLSSIGNLTNLEELDLSYCSSLVELPSSIENAIDLQILNLSHCSSLVDVPFCIGSIINLETLNFENCSSLVKLPSLIRNAVSLQEWELRDYSRLIELPSSIQTVNNLRELTLSDCSSMVELPSIMRNVGRFLKCLKLEVLLDDINLESLEVLSFSECYLLESYPESPTDIQELDPWMGRISRLTRLVLSGMKNLVSLPPLPDSLFVLEAENCESLERLGSSFRNPYMMLNFRNCFKLNQEARDIISRTWTSAYAVFPGRKVPQCFTYRSSGSSVTVKLNQLALGISTKFKACILCADSDGVNFPHLSQASVCCSITSGENALTGCYKNVGRVSSGHLYTFRVELETDEVTSPELVFEFKIQFGNINSETWEIKECGILQLLEVPHPDNHY; this comes from the exons ATGGATTCTTATTTTTCTCTTACCAatgttgctgctgctgcaatATGCTTCTTGGCGTTGTTGTGTACAATACTTTTCAATAGGAAATCCAGATCTCATCAAGAAAACGAAAGAATGGCTTCTTCCACAAATGATTTCATCAGAAAATCCAGATCTCGTCAAAAAATCGGATCAATCGCTTcttctacaatttttttcattAGGGAATCCAGTTGTCATCAAGAAAACGAAACAATGGCTTCTTCATCTTCAACTCTTTCGGACCCCCAGTCTTCTTTGTCACACAGTTGGAAACACCATGTCTTCCCAAGCTTCCACGGGGCTGATGTCCGCGAAAACTTTCTCAGCCACATTGTCAAGGAGTTCAAGAGCAAAGCAATCGACCTATTCATTGATAATGATATAGAGAGAAGTAAGTCTATCGGTCCTGAGCTCATAGAAGCTATTAGAGGGTCTAGGATTGCGATTGTATTTGTCTCGAAGAACGGTTCTTCGACATGGTGCTTGAACGAGCTTGTTGAGATCATGCACTTCAGAGAAGAGTTTGGTCAAACTGTGATGTCCATTTTCTATCAAGTGGATCCGACTGATGTAAAGAAGCAGACTGGCTATTTTGGGAAGGTCTTCGAAAAAACTTGTGAAGGAAAAACAGAGGAGGATATCCGAAGATGGAAACATGCCTTGGCGGAGGTGGCTCAAATCGCAGGTTTCCATTCAACAAACTG GAAGAATGAAGCAGAGATGATTGAAGATATTGTCACTGATGTTTCAAACAAGTTGAACCTTTCCGCACCATCCAATGATTTTGGCGGCTTAGTTGGGATGGAATCTCATATGGCAGATTTGACACCATTAATGTTACAGCTAGATTCGCATGAGGTGCTAAAAATAGGGATTTGGGGTCCGCCTGGGATCGGTAAGACTACCATTGCTAGATATCTATTCAACCGATACTCTCGATATGTCGATCTGAGTGTCTTTATGGATAATATCAAAACAAAGTATGCGAAAAAAACGGCTTGCTCTGATGACTACAGTGTGAAGTTGGATTTACAGAAGCAGTTCATGTCTCAACTAACCAATGAGAAGGATATCAAGAATTTTTCACATTTGGGAATTGCCAAAGATAGGTTGAAAGACAAGAGCCTTCTTGTCATTCTTGATGATGTGGATCGGCCAGTACAAGTGGAAGCAGTGGCCAAAGAAAATAGTTGGTTTGGTCAAGGGAGTATGATTATCGTCATAACACAAGATCTAaaggttttaaaatcatgtgggATCGACCATATCCACAAGGTGAATTTACCATCAAATGAAGAAGCTCTGCAAATATTCTGCATGCACGCTTTTGGTCAGAGGGACCCTAAGGATGGTTTCATAGAGCTCGCTTGTGAAGTTGTGAGTCTTGTAGAAAATCTTCCATTGGGGCTAAGGGTTATGGGATCCTATTTTCGGGGAATGTCTGAGCAAGACTGGACAGAGGCATTACCAAGGTTAAGGACTCACATTGATCGAGATGGAGAAATCTCAAgcattttaattagttatgatTCCTTATGTGATGAAGATAAACTCTTAGTTCTGCATATAGCCTGCTTTTTCAATGGTGAATCAGTTGAAGCCTGTCTAGCAAAACGTTTTGTGGATGTGACACATGGGCTTCGAGTCTTAGCTGAAAAATCTCTCATATCTATGGAATggggaaaaataaaaatggctGAGTTGCTAGTCCAGTTGGTAAGAAAAACTGTGCGAGGACAATCGGTTAGTGAGCCTGGAAAACGCCAGTTTTTAAATGATGCAATTGATATTGAAGAAGTGCTTAGTGATTATAAAGCT GATAGTAGCAGCGTCATAGGAATAAATGATGAGACTTATGGAGACATAACATGTACAAGTAAAAGAGCCTTCGAAAGATTGTATAATCTTCAATTCTTAAGAATCAACAGCCTTGGCGTTAATCCTCAAAGTATGAACCACATATCCCAAAAACTTAGAGTTCTAATTTGGCACGAGTTCCAGATGCCATGTTTTCCTTCAAGTTTTAATCCCAAGTTCCTAGTCAAACTAGAGATGCCTAATAGCACGCTTGAAAAATTGTGGAAAAAAACTCAA CTGCTCAGCAATCTTAAGCGGATGGATTTGAGTTATTCGAGAAGATTGAAAGAGCTTCCTGATCTCTCAACTGCCACTAATCTATATGACCTGGATCTCTCATATTGTTCAAATCTGGTGAAACTTCCTTCTTCTATTGGGAATGCAATTAATCTCAACAACCTGGATCTTCGGTTTTGCTCAAGTTTGGTGGAGATCCCTTCCTCTATTGGAAATGCAGTCAATTTGGAAATATTTATTCTCTATGAATGCTCAAGTCTTGTGAAGATTCCTTCATCTATTATAACAATCGCTAGTCTCACACCTCTTACTCTCCATGGATGCTCAAGTTTGGTGGAGCTTCCACTGAACATCGAAACAGTCACTGAACCCAATCACATTAATCTCAGTCGTTGTTCAAGTTTGGTGAAACTTCCTTCCTCTATTGGGAATGCAACTAAGCTTGAAGAACTGAATCTCAGTTATTGCTCAAGTTTGGTGGAGTTACCTTTCTCTATTGGGAATGCAATTAATCTCAGGAAATTGGATTTCACATTTTGCTTAAGCTTGGTGGAGCTCCCTTCCTCTATTGGGAATGCAACTAAGCTTGAAGAAATGGATTTCAGTCATTGTTCAAATTTGCTGGAGTTACCTTTCTCTATTGGGAATGCAATTAACCTTCGGATATTAAATCTCAGTCGTTGTTCAAGTTTGGTGAAACTCCTTTCCTCTATTGGGAACTTAACTAATCTTGAAGAACTGGATCTCAGTTACTGTTCAAGTTTGGTGGAGCTACCTTCCTCTATTGAAAATGCAATCGATCTCCAGATATTAAACCTCAGTCATTGCTCAAGTTTGGTGGATGTACCTTTCTGTATTGGGAGTATAATTAATCTTGAAACATTAAATTTCGAAAATTGCTCAAGTCTGGTGAAGCTCCCTTCCTTGATTCGAAATGCAGTTAGTCTTCAGGAATGGGAACTTAGAGATTATTCAAGGTTGATAGAGCTCCCTTCTTCAATTCAGACGGTAAATAATCTTCGAGAATTGACTCTCAGTGATTGTTCAAGTATGGTGGAGCTTCCTTCCATTATGAGAAACGTTGGTagatttttgaaatgtttaaaGTTAGAGGTTCTTCTGGATGACATTAACTTGGAATCTCTTGAAGTACTCAGTTTCTCAGAATGCTATTTGTTGGAAAGTTATCCTGAGAGTCCCACAGACATTCAAGAGCTTGATCCATGGATGGGGAGGATATCTCGTCTAACACGCCTTGTACTGAGCGGAATGAAGAATCTGGTATCACTCCCGCCGCTTCCTGATTCGCTATTTGTACTAGAAGCAGAAAATTGTGAGTCCCTGGAGAGACTAGGTTCCTCCTTTCGCAATCCATATATGATGCTCAACTTTCGTAACTGCTTCAAACTAAATCAAGAAGCCAGAGATATCATCAGCCGGACATGGACCAGTGCTTATGCAGTCTTTCCCGGTAGAAAAGTGCCGCAGTGCTTCACTTACAGATCATCTGGGAGTTCCGTAACTGTGAAGTTGAATCAACTGGCTCTTGGCATATCAACCAAATTTAAGGCTTGCATATTATGTGCTGATTCGGACGGAGTTAACTTTCCACATTTGTCACAAGCTTCTGTCTGTTGTAGCATCACGTCCGGAGAAAATGCTCTTACTGGTTGTTATAAAAATGTAGGACGAGTTTCGTCGGGGCATCTATACACATTCAGAGTTGAGCTTGAAACAGATGAGGTGACTTCCCCCGAGCTTGTTTTTGAGTTCAAGATCCAGTTCGGCAATATAAACTCCGAAACATGGGAGATAAAAGAATGCGGGATACTTCAACTCCTGGAGGTCCCTCATCCTGATAACCATTATTGA